Proteins from one Geomonas agri genomic window:
- a CDS encoding cytochrome c3 family protein produces MTPAAGPNTSPKKAPRDGGRPRGIPLWANAVAAGAILCAALAALVYLNRLYPVGLGPRQPIPFSHRVHAGLKHVSCFMCHDSATRSSRAGIPPLQTCLLCHSRVIRTYPYIARLRELVEQNQPVVWQRVNWLPEFVYFDHSMHLRRGVDCSHCHGDVRQMDRVAGAVKFEMGFCIQCHRDNRVTHDCFVCHR; encoded by the coding sequence ATGACGCCGGCAGCCGGGCCCAACACCTCGCCCAAGAAGGCGCCCCGGGATGGGGGTCGCCCCCGCGGCATTCCGCTGTGGGCCAACGCCGTGGCCGCCGGGGCCATCCTGTGCGCGGCACTGGCGGCGCTGGTCTACCTGAACCGGCTCTACCCGGTGGGGCTCGGCCCGCGCCAACCTATCCCGTTCAGCCACCGGGTGCACGCCGGGCTCAAGCACGTCAGCTGCTTCATGTGCCATGACAGCGCGACGCGCTCGTCGCGGGCCGGCATTCCGCCGCTGCAGACCTGCCTGCTCTGCCACTCCCGCGTCATCCGCACCTACCCGTACATCGCCCGGCTGCGGGAGCTGGTGGAGCAGAACCAGCCGGTGGTCTGGCAGCGGGTGAACTGGCTGCCGGAGTTCGTCTATTTCGACCACTCCATGCACCTGCGCCGCGGCGTCGACTGCAGCCACTGCCACGGCGACGTCCGCCAGATGGACCGGGTGGCGGGGGCGGTGAAGTTTGAAATGGGCTTCTGCATTCAGTGCCACCGGGACAACCGCGTCACCCACGACTGCTTCGTCTGCCATAGGTGA
- a CDS encoding quinol:electron acceptor oxidoreductase subunit ActD, giving the protein MPPSYGQINDDALNAMEKPGFAFYLAVVSLAGLAGLGALSLMYQTQAGMGVTGLNRPIGWAVYITNFVFWVGIAHSGTLISAILYLLRAKWRDAVSRSAEAMTIFAVMTAGLFPLIHLGRLWACYYIIPYPSQRQIWPNFVSPLVWDVLAVSTYLTVSLIFWYIGMIPDLAAARDRYRAQLGPMHLKTRIYRALSLGWSGSGSQWHHYGRSYLFFAALATPLVVSVHSVVSWDFAMSLLPGWHSAIFPPYFVAGAIHSGLAMVLTLLIPMRKLLHLERLVQMHHFEMLAKTIILTATIVGYAYIAEGFIAWYSGDHIEWQNYKWRVAGPVAWMYWLCVICNVLIPWLFLFKRLRTHYLPLFVISLLINVGMWFERLMIIYTAQAHDFLPNNFGRYLPTWVEVMITAGSFGFFFLFFVLFTRGLPTVPLSELKGQIAEEEIPPTKPCLHRVGQRLPQHRPTVLAIFSNAGSLVSAAKLCCDGGFEIMETFSPVKLEQLSEILKLKKSPVRIFTLAGAISGLLGGFWLAGGTAMVNRLIVGGKPPLSWVPFCVVGFEGTILLGSLANLLGLALLARLFRLETLPLYDPRFSRDKFGLLVSCGPDEVRMLQERLLQARPEEFHVHQ; this is encoded by the coding sequence GTGCCGCCAAGCTACGGCCAAATCAACGACGACGCATTAAACGCCATGGAGAAACCCGGCTTCGCGTTCTACCTGGCCGTGGTGTCCCTGGCAGGGCTGGCGGGCCTGGGGGCGCTTTCCCTCATGTACCAGACCCAGGCGGGCATGGGGGTCACCGGCCTCAACCGCCCCATCGGCTGGGCGGTCTACATCACCAACTTCGTCTTCTGGGTCGGTATCGCGCACTCCGGGACTCTCATCTCCGCCATCCTCTACCTCTTGCGCGCCAAGTGGCGCGACGCGGTGTCGCGCTCGGCCGAGGCGATGACCATCTTCGCGGTCATGACCGCCGGCCTCTTCCCGCTCATCCACCTGGGAAGGCTGTGGGCCTGCTACTACATCATCCCCTACCCGTCGCAGCGCCAGATCTGGCCCAACTTCGTGAGCCCGCTGGTCTGGGACGTCCTCGCCGTCTCCACCTACCTGACCGTGAGCCTCATCTTCTGGTACATCGGCATGATCCCGGACCTCGCCGCAGCCCGGGACCGCTACCGCGCGCAGCTGGGGCCGATGCACCTTAAAACCCGTATCTACCGCGCCCTCTCCCTGGGATGGTCCGGCTCGGGGAGCCAGTGGCACCACTACGGTCGCTCCTACCTGTTCTTCGCCGCCCTCGCCACACCGCTCGTGGTCTCGGTGCACTCGGTGGTTTCCTGGGACTTCGCCATGAGCCTGCTGCCGGGGTGGCACAGCGCCATCTTCCCCCCCTACTTCGTCGCCGGCGCCATCCACTCCGGCCTCGCCATGGTGCTCACCCTGCTGATCCCGATGCGGAAACTGCTGCACCTAGAGCGCCTGGTACAGATGCACCACTTCGAGATGCTAGCCAAGACCATCATCCTCACCGCCACCATCGTCGGCTACGCCTACATCGCGGAAGGATTCATCGCCTGGTACTCGGGCGACCACATCGAGTGGCAGAACTACAAGTGGCGCGTAGCGGGGCCGGTTGCGTGGATGTACTGGCTCTGCGTGATCTGCAACGTGCTGATACCCTGGCTCTTCCTCTTCAAGCGCCTGCGCACCCACTACCTGCCGCTGTTCGTGATCTCGCTTTTGATCAACGTCGGCATGTGGTTCGAGCGCTTGATGATCATCTACACCGCACAGGCGCACGATTTCCTCCCCAACAACTTCGGGCGCTACCTCCCCACCTGGGTCGAGGTGATGATCACCGCCGGCTCCTTCGGATTCTTCTTCCTCTTTTTCGTCCTCTTCACCCGGGGGCTGCCCACCGTGCCGCTCAGCGAGTTGAAGGGGCAGATCGCCGAGGAGGAGATCCCGCCGACGAAGCCCTGCCTGCACCGGGTCGGCCAGAGGCTGCCGCAGCACCGTCCTACCGTCCTCGCCATCTTCTCCAACGCCGGCAGTCTCGTCAGCGCCGCCAAGCTTTGCTGCGACGGCGGCTTCGAGATCATGGAGACCTTCTCCCCGGTGAAGCTCGAGCAACTAAGCGAGATCCTTAAACTGAAGAAGAGCCCGGTACGGATTTTCACCCTGGCCGGCGCCATCTCCGGCCTGCTGGGCGGCTTCTGGCTCGCCGGCGGCACCGCCATGGTGAATCGCCTGATCGTGGGCGGCAAGCCGCCGCTGTCCTGGGTCCCGTTCTGTGTGGTCGGCTTCGAGGGGACAATCCTGCTCGGGAGCCTGGCCAACCTGTTGGGGCTCGCCCTGCTGGCCCGCCTGTTCCGCCTGGAGACGCTCCCGTTATATGACCCGCGCTTTTCGCGCGACAAGTTCGGCCTGCTGGTCAGTTGCGGCCCCGACGAGGTCCGGATGCTGCAGGAGCGGCTCTTGCAGGCCCGACCGGAGGAATTCCATGTCCACCAGTGA
- a CDS encoding 4Fe-4S dicluster domain-containing protein, with product MSELSRRTFLWITGGSSIALATDAPRKLVNKLIPKVIPPEDITPGNWTYYATTCRECPAGCGMHVANRDGRATKAEGNPGHPVNFGTLCARGQSSLQGLYDPDRVTQVLYRSGRKLRPKSWREAFTSISARLSAGGRVVLLSTLQTGALAEVLHSFAAAFGSNRLLFYEPFNYEALRTAHQQLFGLPVIPRYDLEGCDFIVSFAADFLETWGSPVRQARQFADGRAYREGAAPTRMAYLGPRLSMTASNADHFLQVSPRQLPLVAAALLRVIMDRGWNRNDMGPVRPALDALLNSSPMPAMDQELLMTVARGFTSARRPVALAGPQYGGGPAATDTALCAALLNYAVGAIGTTFDFSRPHALSTSARDAELDLFFSSLGPQDVLFVLDANPAYSRTGAADLLARAGMVVYLGSQLDETAELARWVLPTDSHLESWGEYQPEPGVDGLMQPVMGRLYDTHNAGDVLIGLARQAGNALKTPRGTMPTDLLQWMKERRGFGGGSDDAERGWQGALRTGGTWQATPPASGTAPAPRPTGVSFQTHRSSEPVRVEDVELWPWAPIMLYDGRLANRGWLQEAPDPMTFIVWGNWIDLHPKKAAALGIETGDLVQLATAAGSLRAPARLTTEIHEHSAAISLGQGHSALGKNARGVGSNAFLLLDTAQRAGFSTPCRVSRVADDAPRPIRTALRREQLHRDLLQSVPLSVLRAGNPPQADFDLPLPEGYHADRDLYPTHQHAKHRWAMVVDLQRCIGCGACAVACYAENNVPVIGPELVADGREMAWLRVPPYRVPGSTWRYAWLPLHCQHCDAAPCEPVCPVFAAVHNEEGLNAQIYNRCIGTRYCSNNCPYKVRRFNWINVEWQKPLDLQLNPEVTVRQRGVMEKCTFCVQRIRQAEYRAAREGRKLADGEVVPACAQTCPAGVFTFGDLLDPQALVTRLTRGDPRRYHLLHELNTKPAVTFLRRVDNDVV from the coding sequence ATGTCCGAGCTGTCCAGACGCACCTTCTTGTGGATTACCGGGGGGAGCAGCATTGCGCTGGCAACCGATGCGCCGCGCAAGCTGGTCAACAAGCTGATCCCCAAGGTGATCCCACCCGAAGACATCACCCCCGGCAACTGGACCTATTACGCCACCACCTGCCGCGAATGCCCCGCCGGATGCGGCATGCACGTGGCCAACCGCGACGGCCGCGCCACCAAGGCGGAAGGGAACCCCGGGCACCCAGTGAACTTCGGGACGCTCTGCGCACGCGGACAATCCTCGCTGCAGGGGCTCTACGACCCGGACCGGGTCACCCAGGTGCTCTACCGCAGCGGCAGGAAACTTCGGCCCAAGAGTTGGCGGGAAGCATTCACCTCGATCTCCGCCCGGCTCTCCGCCGGAGGGCGGGTGGTGCTGCTCTCCACCCTTCAGACCGGCGCACTGGCCGAGGTGCTGCACTCCTTTGCCGCCGCGTTCGGCTCCAACCGGCTCCTCTTCTACGAACCTTTCAACTACGAAGCCCTCCGCACCGCCCACCAGCAGCTCTTCGGCCTCCCGGTGATCCCCCGCTACGACCTGGAAGGGTGCGATTTCATCGTGAGCTTCGCCGCCGACTTCCTGGAGACATGGGGCTCTCCGGTGCGCCAGGCCCGCCAGTTCGCCGATGGCCGCGCATACCGAGAGGGTGCCGCGCCGACACGGATGGCCTACCTTGGACCGCGCCTCTCCATGACCGCGAGCAACGCGGACCATTTCCTACAGGTATCCCCCCGGCAGCTCCCGTTGGTAGCGGCGGCCCTGCTCAGAGTGATCATGGACCGGGGCTGGAACAGGAACGACATGGGACCGGTCCGGCCGGCGCTGGACGCCCTGCTCAATTCCTCCCCCATGCCCGCCATGGACCAGGAGCTCCTGATGACCGTCGCCCGCGGTTTCACCTCTGCGCGACGCCCGGTGGCCCTGGCCGGCCCCCAGTACGGCGGCGGCCCGGCCGCCACCGACACCGCCCTCTGCGCCGCCCTGCTCAACTACGCCGTCGGGGCAATCGGCACCACGTTCGATTTCTCCCGCCCCCATGCCCTCAGTACCAGCGCTCGCGATGCGGAACTGGACCTGTTCTTTTCCTCCCTGGGGCCGCAAGACGTCCTCTTCGTACTCGACGCCAACCCCGCCTACTCCAGGACGGGAGCGGCGGATCTGCTGGCGCGGGCGGGGATGGTGGTGTACCTGGGGAGCCAACTGGACGAGACGGCGGAACTTGCGCGCTGGGTGCTCCCAACCGACTCTCATCTGGAGTCGTGGGGCGAGTACCAGCCGGAGCCCGGCGTGGATGGCCTGATGCAGCCGGTGATGGGACGTCTGTACGATACCCACAACGCGGGGGACGTCCTGATCGGACTGGCCCGGCAGGCAGGGAATGCACTTAAGACACCACGCGGCACGATGCCGACCGACTTACTGCAGTGGATGAAGGAACGACGTGGTTTCGGCGGCGGCAGTGATGATGCGGAGCGCGGCTGGCAAGGCGCGCTCAGGACGGGAGGGACCTGGCAGGCGACGCCGCCAGCTTCAGGCACGGCGCCCGCCCCGCGCCCGACCGGAGTGTCTTTCCAGACCCATCGGTCCTCAGAACCGGTACGGGTCGAGGACGTGGAGTTGTGGCCCTGGGCGCCGATCATGCTCTACGACGGACGCCTGGCCAACCGGGGCTGGCTGCAGGAGGCACCTGACCCGATGACCTTCATCGTCTGGGGGAACTGGATCGACCTGCATCCCAAGAAAGCAGCCGCGCTGGGCATCGAGACGGGGGACCTGGTGCAACTCGCCACCGCCGCCGGTTCGCTGCGGGCGCCGGCCCGCCTCACCACGGAGATCCACGAGCATAGCGCCGCGATCAGCCTGGGGCAGGGGCACAGCGCCCTGGGCAAGAACGCGAGGGGGGTAGGGTCCAACGCCTTTCTCCTCCTCGACACCGCCCAGCGTGCGGGCTTTTCCACCCCCTGCCGGGTCAGCCGGGTAGCCGACGACGCCCCCCGGCCGATTCGAACCGCGCTGCGCCGGGAGCAGCTGCACCGCGACCTGCTCCAGTCGGTGCCACTTTCGGTGCTGCGTGCCGGTAACCCGCCCCAGGCAGACTTCGACCTCCCGCTCCCCGAGGGGTACCACGCCGACCGCGACCTTTACCCGACGCATCAACACGCCAAGCACCGCTGGGCCATGGTGGTCGACCTGCAGCGCTGCATCGGTTGCGGCGCCTGCGCCGTCGCCTGCTACGCCGAAAACAACGTCCCGGTGATCGGGCCGGAGCTGGTGGCGGACGGACGGGAGATGGCGTGGCTGCGCGTGCCGCCGTACCGCGTTCCCGGGAGCACCTGGCGCTACGCATGGCTGCCGCTGCACTGCCAGCATTGCGACGCCGCCCCGTGCGAGCCGGTCTGTCCCGTGTTCGCCGCCGTGCACAACGAGGAGGGGCTCAACGCCCAGATCTACAACCGCTGCATCGGCACCCGCTACTGTTCCAACAACTGCCCCTACAAGGTGCGCCGCTTCAACTGGATCAACGTGGAGTGGCAAAAGCCCTTGGACTTGCAGTTGAATCCCGAGGTGACAGTGCGCCAGCGCGGCGTCATGGAGAAGTGCACCTTCTGCGTGCAGCGCATCCGACAGGCCGAGTACCGGGCCGCGCGGGAGGGACGCAAGCTGGCGGACGGCGAGGTGGTGCCCGCCTGCGCCCAGACCTGCCCGGCCGGGGTCTTCACCTTCGGGGACCTGCTGGACCCGCAGGCGCTGGTCACGCGGCTGACCCGCGGCGACCCGCGCCGCTACCACCTGCTACACGAGCTGAACACCAAGCCCGCGGTGACGTTCTTAAGGCGGGTGGACAACGACGTGGTCTGA
- a CDS encoding thiamine pyrophosphate-requiring protein encodes MTTASDYLVQRLYEWGVRKIYGYPGDGINGVMGALNREKEKVAFIQTRHEEEAAFMACAHAKFTGEVGVCIATSGPGAIHLLNGLYDAKLDHQPVVAIVGQQSTMALGADYQQEVDLISLYKDVAHHYVHMASSAEQIRQLVDRAIRIALAERTVTCVILPNDVQEMDAVPSPTRKHGSTYTGLGFTRPEILPARDDLKRAADVLNAGKKVAILVGAGALGAGEEVAIAAEKLGAGVAKALLGKAVLPDALPYVTGSIGLLGTKPSWELMKECDTLLMIGSGFPYAEFLPKEGQARGVQIDLSARMLGLRYPMEVNLQGDAKLTLRALIPLLEQKQDRGWRDDIEKGVAEWWDVLEARAKLEAKPINPQRLFWELSAQLPDNCILTCDSGSAANWYARDIKVREGMMASLSGGLATMCPGVPYAVAAKMNYPDRPVIAMVGDGAMQMQGINGLVNIAKYWQEWSNPQLVVLVLNNGDLNQVTWEQRVMNGDAKFSASQDIPQFPYAAYAEMLGLEGIRLDDPEQIRSAWRSALSANRPVVIDARCDPDVPPLPPHITFEQAKGFVSSIFKGDPNLGGIVTQSAKQMMSTLLSRSEK; translated from the coding sequence ATGACAACTGCCAGCGATTACCTGGTGCAAAGGCTGTACGAATGGGGGGTACGGAAGATCTACGGCTATCCCGGCGACGGGATCAACGGCGTGATGGGTGCCTTAAACCGGGAGAAAGAGAAGGTCGCCTTCATCCAGACCCGCCATGAGGAAGAGGCCGCTTTTATGGCCTGCGCGCATGCCAAGTTCACCGGCGAGGTTGGGGTCTGCATCGCCACTTCCGGGCCGGGCGCGATCCACCTGTTGAACGGGCTCTACGACGCGAAGCTCGACCACCAACCGGTGGTCGCCATCGTGGGACAGCAGTCCACCATGGCGCTCGGGGCGGATTACCAGCAGGAGGTCGATCTCATCTCCTTGTACAAGGACGTGGCCCACCACTACGTGCACATGGCGAGCAGCGCCGAGCAGATCAGGCAACTGGTCGACCGCGCCATCCGCATCGCGCTGGCGGAGCGCACGGTCACCTGCGTCATCCTCCCCAACGACGTGCAGGAGATGGATGCAGTCCCCTCGCCGACGCGCAAGCATGGCTCGACCTACACCGGGCTTGGCTTCACCCGGCCCGAAATCCTCCCGGCTCGCGACGATTTGAAACGTGCTGCCGATGTGCTCAACGCCGGTAAAAAGGTCGCCATCCTCGTTGGCGCCGGGGCGCTGGGTGCGGGCGAGGAGGTTGCCATCGCCGCGGAGAAGCTGGGGGCGGGAGTCGCCAAGGCCCTTTTGGGCAAAGCGGTACTGCCGGACGCGCTCCCCTACGTTACCGGCTCCATCGGGCTATTGGGCACCAAACCGAGTTGGGAGTTGATGAAGGAGTGCGACACGCTGCTCATGATCGGCAGCGGTTTCCCGTATGCCGAGTTCCTTCCCAAGGAAGGGCAGGCGCGCGGCGTGCAGATCGACCTCAGTGCGCGGATGCTGGGGTTACGTTATCCCATGGAAGTTAACCTGCAGGGGGACGCCAAGCTCACCCTGCGGGCGCTGATCCCGCTGCTTGAGCAGAAGCAGGATCGTGGTTGGCGCGACGACATAGAGAAAGGGGTTGCCGAGTGGTGGGACGTCCTGGAGGCCCGCGCCAAGCTGGAGGCTAAGCCGATCAACCCGCAGCGCCTGTTCTGGGAACTCTCCGCCCAACTGCCGGACAACTGCATTTTGACCTGCGATTCCGGTTCGGCCGCCAACTGGTATGCCCGTGACATCAAGGTGAGGGAGGGGATGATGGCGTCGCTCTCGGGGGGGCTGGCCACCATGTGCCCGGGCGTCCCCTACGCCGTCGCCGCCAAGATGAATTACCCCGACCGCCCCGTGATAGCCATGGTGGGGGACGGCGCCATGCAGATGCAGGGGATCAACGGCCTGGTGAACATCGCCAAGTACTGGCAGGAATGGAGCAATCCGCAACTGGTGGTGCTGGTCCTCAACAACGGCGACCTGAACCAGGTGACCTGGGAACAGCGCGTCATGAACGGCGACGCCAAGTTCAGCGCCTCCCAAGACATCCCGCAGTTCCCGTACGCTGCGTACGCCGAGATGCTCGGGCTGGAAGGAATCCGCCTGGATGACCCCGAGCAGATCCGCTCGGCGTGGAGGTCGGCGCTTTCCGCTAACCGGCCGGTGGTGATCGATGCCCGCTGCGATCCGGACGTGCCGCCCTTGCCGCCGCACATCACCTTCGAGCAGGCCAAAGGCTTTGTCTCCTCGATCTTCAAGGGAGACCCCAACCTGGGAGGCATCGTGACCCAGTCGGCCAAGCAGATGATGTCGACGCTGTTGAGCAGGAGTGAGAAGTAG
- a CDS encoding ADP-polyphosphate phosphotransferase: MKISTEQFRVKPKEEVDLKKRPTCVPPFYKSKEEYLDLLNEQIERLSKLQGLLYANNSWSILLIFQAMDAAGKDSMIKHVLSGINPQGCEVYSFKHPSPEELDHDFLWRNIRRLPERGRIGIFNRSYYEEVLIVRVHPEILAAENLPDKLASHKNIWRDRLRSMNDLEAHLARNGTCILKFFLHISKEEQRKRFLERIDNPEKNWKFNRDDIAERKLWKQYMHAYEECLGATSSKEAPWYVVPADDKKNARLIVAQVVVNLLEELKMSYPETSEEKRRELMDIRSELVK, from the coding sequence ATGAAGATTTCGACCGAGCAGTTCCGGGTTAAGCCAAAGGAAGAGGTGGACCTGAAGAAGCGGCCGACCTGTGTTCCCCCGTTTTACAAGTCCAAAGAAGAGTACCTGGACCTGCTGAACGAACAGATTGAACGGCTCAGTAAGCTACAGGGACTTCTCTACGCCAACAACAGCTGGTCGATCCTGCTCATCTTCCAGGCGATGGACGCCGCGGGCAAGGACAGCATGATCAAGCATGTCCTTTCCGGGATCAACCCGCAGGGGTGCGAGGTGTACTCGTTCAAGCACCCGAGCCCGGAAGAGCTGGACCACGACTTCCTGTGGCGCAACATCCGCCGTCTGCCGGAGCGCGGACGCATCGGCATCTTCAACCGTTCCTACTACGAGGAGGTGCTCATCGTCCGGGTGCATCCGGAGATCCTGGCGGCGGAGAATCTCCCGGACAAGTTGGCCAGCCACAAGAACATCTGGCGCGACCGCTTACGCTCCATGAATGACCTGGAAGCACACCTGGCCCGCAACGGAACCTGTATCCTCAAGTTCTTCCTGCACATCTCCAAGGAGGAACAGCGCAAACGCTTCCTGGAAAGGATCGACAACCCCGAGAAAAACTGGAAATTTAACCGGGACGACATCGCCGAGCGTAAGCTCTGGAAACAGTACATGCACGCCTACGAGGAGTGCCTGGGCGCCACCAGCAGCAAGGAGGCTCCATGGTACGTGGTGCCTGCCGACGACAAGAAAAACGCGAGGCTGATCGTGGCGCAAGTGGTTGTCAACTTACTGGAAGAACTGAAGATGAGCTATCCGGAAACCTCTGAGGAGAAGCGCCGGGAACTCATGGACATCAGGAGCGAATTGGTGAAATAG
- a CDS encoding DUF1328 family protein — protein sequence MLRWAIIFFIIAIIAAVFGFGGIATAAAGIAKLLFYLFLVVAVVMLVAGLLAGRSITR from the coding sequence ATGTTACGTTGGGCCATCATATTCTTCATTATCGCCATAATAGCCGCAGTATTCGGGTTCGGTGGTATTGCAACAGCGGCAGCCGGTATCGCAAAATTACTCTTCTACCTGTTCCTGGTGGTCGCCGTGGTTATGCTGGTGGCAGGCCTTCTGGCAGGACGGAGCATTACACGATGA
- the ligD gene encoding DNA ligase D, with product MGLEEYQRKRDLSKTPEPQGKGGRSVKSLRFVVHKHAASHLHYDFRLEIDGVLKSWAIPKGPSLDPAVKRLAMMVEDHPYEYGDFEGVIPKGNYGAGEVIIWDTGTFNAAGSEAPEQSLKLLREGLQKGDLKFILHGEKLNGEFALVRIKGDKGNSWLLIKKKDQFASSEDVTLQERSVVSNATIEDVRAGRMPLRPPVQAHQASPLPPSPLQGEEQTPSSVSLTSSSPTNSPGSTGSTPSTGYTASTLPARLSPMLATSAAEPFDDPDWLFEIKWDGYRTIAEATGKNVALYSRNNLSFNKKFPTVAASLASLGIEAVLDGEVVALDETGRSSFQLLQNYQRTGRGTIAYFVFDLLYLNGEDLRNQPLLARKERLRALLSVLPDLPDIRYSDHVMETGKEFFELARQNNLEGILAKRATSLYQTGKRSKDWLKIKVRLQQEAVICGFTQPRRSRKGLGALVLGVYEDERLVCIGFAGGGFDDAGLKEMYELLQPLVQEKSPFQQPVKSDMPITWVRPELVCEVEFSEWTDENVMRMPIYLGLREDKDPKSVVRELVASAPPPLPEPEAEPSPPRQTERKKGTSGKKGQDELLILDGHRLELSNLDKVFWPDQGYTKGDVINYYRTVAHAMLPHLVDRPESLYRTPNGIAEPGFFQKEAGELPPSWITTREIHSKHVDKNIKFFVCQDEATLIYMANLGCIEINPWLSRLRNLDNPDYFVIDLDPEDIPFAKVIETALAVREVLDRAGAVSFPKTSGATGIHIYVPLGARYDYDAAGNFAQVIATLVHHKVPEFTSILRSPKLRQKKVYLDFLQNKPGQTLAAPYSIRPRPGATVSAPLKWEEVKPGLDPSQFTIITMPGRLEHLGDLFAGVLGPGIDLEQCIENLER from the coding sequence ATGGGACTGGAGGAGTATCAGCGCAAGAGGGATCTGAGCAAAACGCCTGAACCGCAAGGGAAAGGTGGCAGATCCGTGAAGTCGCTGCGTTTCGTGGTCCACAAGCACGCCGCCTCCCATCTGCATTATGATTTTCGGCTGGAGATAGACGGGGTGTTGAAGAGTTGGGCGATTCCCAAGGGGCCGTCGCTCGACCCGGCAGTGAAGCGGCTGGCCATGATGGTGGAGGACCATCCGTACGAGTATGGCGATTTCGAGGGAGTGATCCCGAAGGGGAACTACGGCGCCGGCGAAGTGATCATCTGGGATACCGGCACCTTCAATGCTGCCGGGAGTGAGGCCCCAGAGCAGAGTCTGAAGCTTTTACGCGAGGGGCTACAGAAAGGAGATCTGAAGTTCATCCTGCACGGAGAGAAGCTCAATGGCGAGTTCGCCCTGGTGCGCATAAAGGGTGACAAGGGGAACTCGTGGTTGCTGATCAAGAAAAAGGACCAGTTTGCCAGCAGCGAAGACGTGACCCTCCAGGAACGTTCCGTAGTGAGCAACGCCACCATAGAAGATGTGCGTGCCGGCCGGATGCCGCTGCGCCCGCCGGTCCAGGCCCATCAGGCGTCCCCCCTCCCGCCCTCCCCCCTCCAGGGGGAGGAGCAAACCCCGTCGAGTGTTTCTCTAACTTCTTCCAGCCCTACTAACTCTCCCGGGTCCACCGGGTCCACTCCGTCCACCGGGTACACTGCGTCCACGCTTCCAGCCCGTCTGTCCCCCATGCTCGCCACCTCCGCTGCCGAGCCCTTCGACGACCCTGACTGGCTCTTCGAAATAAAATGGGACGGCTACCGCACCATCGCCGAGGCCACCGGCAAAAACGTCGCGCTTTACTCGCGCAACAACCTCTCTTTCAACAAGAAGTTCCCCACCGTGGCCGCTTCGCTGGCCTCCCTGGGCATCGAAGCCGTCCTCGACGGCGAGGTGGTGGCGCTGGACGAAACCGGCCGCTCCTCTTTTCAACTGCTGCAAAACTACCAGCGCACCGGCCGCGGCACCATCGCCTACTTCGTCTTCGACCTCCTCTACCTCAACGGCGAAGATTTGCGTAACCAACCGCTTTTGGCCCGCAAGGAGCGACTGCGCGCCTTGCTTTCCGTCCTTCCCGACCTCCCCGACATCCGCTACAGCGACCACGTTATGGAGACCGGCAAGGAGTTCTTCGAACTGGCGCGCCAGAACAACCTGGAGGGGATCCTGGCCAAACGCGCCACGAGCCTGTACCAGACCGGAAAGAGAAGCAAGGATTGGCTGAAAATCAAAGTGCGCCTGCAGCAGGAGGCTGTCATCTGCGGCTTCACCCAGCCGCGCCGCAGTCGGAAAGGTCTCGGGGCATTGGTACTTGGCGTCTACGAGGACGAACGGCTGGTCTGCATCGGCTTCGCCGGTGGGGGCTTCGATGACGCGGGCCTCAAGGAGATGTACGAACTGCTGCAGCCGCTGGTTCAGGAGAAGTCACCATTCCAGCAACCGGTGAAGTCCGACATGCCGATCACATGGGTGAGGCCGGAGCTGGTCTGCGAGGTGGAGTTTTCCGAGTGGACCGACGAGAACGTCATGCGCATGCCCATCTACCTGGGACTCAGGGAGGACAAGGACCCGAAGAGCGTGGTGCGTGAGCTGGTCGCCTCCGCTCCGCCCCCGCTCCCCGAGCCCGAGGCAGAGCCATCCCCCCCCCGTCAGACCGAGCGCAAGAAAGGGACGAGCGGTAAGAAAGGACAGGACGAACTACTGATCCTGGACGGCCACCGGCTCGAGCTTTCCAACCTGGACAAGGTGTTCTGGCCAGACCAGGGGTACACCAAGGGGGACGTCATCAACTACTACCGCACGGTCGCCCACGCCATGCTCCCCCACCTGGTCGATCGCCCGGAGTCGCTGTACCGTACCCCTAACGGCATCGCCGAACCGGGCTTTTTCCAGAAGGAGGCAGGCGAACTGCCACCGTCGTGGATCACCACCCGCGAGATCCACTCAAAGCACGTGGACAAGAACATCAAGTTCTTCGTCTGCCAGGACGAGGCGACCCTCATCTACATGGCCAATCTCGGCTGCATCGAGATCAACCCCTGGCTGTCGCGTCTGCGAAACCTCGACAACCCGGACTACTTCGTGATCGACCTCGACCCCGAAGACATCCCGTTCGCCAAGGTAATCGAGACGGCGCTGGCAGTCCGGGAGGTGCTGGATCGCGCCGGCGCGGTAAGTTTTCCCAAGACCTCCGGTGCCACCGGCATCCACATCTACGTCCCGCTGGGCGCCAGGTACGACTACGACGCCGCGGGCAATTTTGCCCAAGTCATCGCTACCCTGGTGCACCACAAGGTCCCCGAGTTCACCAGCATCCTGCGCAGCCCCAAGCTGCGCCAGAAAAAGGTCTACTTGGATTTCCTGCAGAACAAGCCCGGACAGACGCTGGCCGCCCCCTACAGTATCCGCCCCAGGCCCGGAGCAACCGTGTCGGCCCCCCTCAAATGGGAGGAAGTGAAACCGGGCCTCGACCCGAGCCAGTTCACCATCATCACCATGCCGGGGAGGCTGGAGCACCTGGGGGACCTGTTCGCGGGGGTCCTGGGTCCGGGGATCGACCTGGAGCAGTGCATCGAGAACCTGGAGCGGTAG